A part of Candidatus Zixiibacteriota bacterium genomic DNA contains:
- a CDS encoding trehalose-6-phosphate synthase codes for MSRNTKLNHLRPIIVSNRLPVKVDEVNGVRKVLPGTGGLITALAPVLKNNAGVWVGWPGAPVTQELRQLLTDSTPDLGFDLDIVDLSETEVQGYYRGFSNESIWPLFHDLLDHCNFDAGHWETYQRVNYKFAAAAAFITGDDDFIWVQDYHLMMVGHFLKEMGFRDRSAFFLHIPFPPKDIFIRLPWRREIIDALLSYRLLGFQIERDRRNFIQCVRYLKPKAAVSHHTRYPYIKHGNSLTRIGSFSISIDFSYFNQAARSKEVSDAAWYIHERFPRQKIMLGIDRLDYTKGITHRLLAFENCLERYPELIEKITLVQIVVPSRTGVPEYQYMKSQIDEMVGRINSRFTRRGWVPIHYIYNTLDQVELIGYYRASEIALITPLKDGMNLVAKEYCASCVDDIGVLILSEFAGAASSLGCGAILVNPYHLEETADAIKTAYHMNEDQQRERMRKMRASVAKNDVFRWVDQFVNSFHFGDEKKRDQNKAETAFSGMFDR; via the coding sequence ATGAGTAGAAATACCAAACTTAACCACCTGAGACCGATTATTGTCTCCAACCGCCTTCCGGTTAAGGTGGATGAAGTCAATGGCGTCCGGAAAGTCCTCCCGGGCACCGGCGGTTTAATTACCGCTCTGGCCCCGGTCCTGAAGAATAATGCCGGCGTCTGGGTGGGCTGGCCCGGAGCCCCGGTTACCCAGGAATTGCGACAACTACTAACCGATAGTACTCCGGATTTGGGTTTTGATCTGGATATTGTGGATCTCTCCGAAACGGAAGTCCAGGGGTATTATCGCGGGTTTTCCAACGAATCCATCTGGCCCCTGTTCCATGATTTGCTGGATCATTGTAATTTCGATGCCGGGCATTGGGAAACCTACCAGAGAGTCAATTATAAATTCGCCGCCGCGGCGGCCTTTATTACCGGCGATGATGATTTTATCTGGGTTCAGGATTATCATCTGATGATGGTCGGTCATTTTTTAAAGGAGATGGGTTTCCGGGATCGGAGCGCCTTTTTCCTTCATATTCCGTTTCCGCCCAAAGATATATTTATCCGTCTGCCCTGGCGCCGGGAAATTATCGATGCGCTTCTGTCCTACCGTTTGCTCGGGTTTCAAATCGAGCGGGATCGCCGTAATTTCATCCAGTGTGTCCGTTATCTTAAACCGAAAGCCGCCGTCAGCCATCACACCCGTTACCCTTATATTAAACACGGCAATAGCTTAACGCGCATCGGTTCTTTCTCGATAAGTATCGATTTCAGTTATTTCAATCAGGCCGCCAGATCCAAAGAGGTTTCCGATGCCGCCTGGTATATCCATGAGCGCTTTCCGCGCCAGAAAATCATGCTGGGAATCGACCGGCTGGATTACACCAAAGGAATAACTCACCGACTGCTGGCCTTCGAAAACTGCCTGGAACGATATCCCGAATTGATTGAAAAAATAACCTTGGTGCAAATTGTTGTTCCCAGCCGGACCGGAGTCCCGGAGTACCAGTATATGAAAAGCCAGATTGATGAGATGGTCGGCCGGATCAACAGCCGGTTTACCAGGCGCGGATGGGTCCCGATTCATTATATCTATAATACTCTGGACCAGGTGGAACTGATTGGCTACTACCGGGCCTCCGAAATTGCTCTGATTACGCCTCTCAAGGATGGGATGAACCTGGTTGCCAAAGAATACTGCGCCTCATGTGTCGATGATATAGGCGTCCTGATTCTCTCCGAATTCGCCGGAGCCGCCAGTAGTCTTGGCTGTGGGGCGATTCTGGTTAATCCCTATCATCTTGAAGAAACAGCCGATGCCATTAAGACCGCTTACCATATGAATGAGGATCAGCAGCGGGAACGGATGAGAAAAATGCGGGCTTCAGTAGCTAAAAATGATGTCTTTCGGTGGGTTGACCAGTTTGTCAATTCCTTCCATTTCGGCGATGAAAAAAAAAGAGATCAAAATAAGGCCGAAACGGCCTTTTCCGGTATGTTTGATCGCTGA
- the mltG gene encoding endolytic transglycosylase MltG, with protein MNSPDRKKVKTGLHEYFLYWLVTIILFILALPVLIFKTGVFLVGATGAPLKSIKNLLGFVLVLAVLAAGFTAFEIFYPYDIGAERRSITIEEHDSFVHVLNQLQDNGIIKGTFIFKTAAVISGVDKVLAPGRYDFAGKISQYAVLKKLKHRDIATVMVTIPEGLTVYKTAGILSRNLGIDSAIFVGLCFDTADTRDKYGTDGLEGYLFPETYRLWYGIKPEDIIAVMVAEFNRQTAGLFDNPPEKLASKNQITTLASIIEAEAVLDEEKTKISSVYHNRLRIGMLLQADPTVIYALGGLDRPLYYADLKYDSPYNTYKYKGLPPGPINSPGLAAIRAALNPEQTDFLYFVADGSGGHVFSTTLNEHNRAKYRIKKARKSGNKST; from the coding sequence ATGAACAGCCCCGACCGGAAAAAGGTTAAAACCGGACTGCATGAATATTTTCTGTACTGGCTGGTTACGATTATCCTCTTTATCCTGGCTTTGCCGGTTCTGATTTTTAAAACAGGAGTTTTTCTGGTGGGAGCAACCGGAGCACCATTGAAATCGATAAAGAACCTGCTCGGATTCGTCCTGGTCCTGGCTGTCCTGGCCGCCGGATTTACCGCCTTCGAGATCTTTTATCCCTACGACATCGGCGCCGAAAGGCGCTCGATCACCATCGAAGAACACGACAGTTTTGTCCACGTATTAAATCAACTTCAGGATAACGGTATTATCAAAGGAACCTTTATTTTCAAAACCGCCGCCGTGATCTCCGGCGTGGATAAAGTCCTCGCCCCGGGCCGCTACGATTTCGCCGGGAAAATATCCCAATACGCCGTCCTGAAAAAACTCAAACATCGCGATATCGCCACCGTGATGGTAACCATTCCGGAAGGGTTGACCGTTTATAAAACCGCCGGTATCCTGAGTCGCAACCTGGGGATAGATTCCGCCATCTTTGTCGGACTTTGTTTTGATACCGCCGACACCCGGGATAAATACGGTACCGATGGTCTTGAAGGGTATCTGTTTCCGGAAACCTATCGGCTGTGGTACGGCATCAAACCGGAAGATATTATTGCGGTCATGGTGGCCGAGTTCAATCGTCAGACCGCCGGGCTCTTCGACAATCCACCTGAAAAACTCGCCTCGAAAAATCAGATAACGACTTTGGCCTCGATTATCGAGGCCGAGGCCGTTCTGGATGAGGAAAAAACGAAGATCTCCTCGGTTTATCACAATCGCCTGCGGATCGGAATGCTTCTGCAGGCCGACCCGACCGTAATCTACGCCCTGGGTGGGCTGGATCGGCCGCTGTACTATGCCGACCTGAAGTATGATTCACCTTATAACACTTATAAGTACAAAGGTCTTCCGCCGGGACCGATCAATTCCCCCGGCCTGGCCGCTATTCGCGCCGCCCTTAATCCCGAACAAACCGATTTCCTTTATTTCGTGGCCGATGGCAGCGGCGGGCATGTTTTTTCCACCACCCTCAATGAACACAATCGGGCCAAATATCGGATTAAGAAGGCCAGAAAAAGCGGGAATAAAAGTACTTAG
- the otsB gene encoding trehalose-phosphatase, producing the protein MNKIVENFFKRLAQTTSRRLFLDYDGTIAPFRQERDRAYPYDGIEQRLDRLIGLSKTIVTIVTGRAIKDIKPLLRLKKYPEIWGSHGWEYLDTADDYRIMERSPEQLDDLQKAHQYILKHQLGQYLEEKPVSLAIHFRGVDPDKILEIRSKILYNWDSLVAGGNLIWDSFDGGMELKIPGFDKGNVVDRILRNSPSKTVSAYLGDDLTDEDAFKALPSNGLGLLVRDKYRKTAAAAWIQPPHELYNFLDRWIEIDE; encoded by the coding sequence TTGAACAAAATAGTCGAAAATTTTTTTAAGCGTCTGGCCCAAACCACATCACGAAGACTTTTTCTGGATTACGATGGCACCATAGCGCCGTTTCGACAAGAACGCGACCGGGCTTATCCCTATGATGGTATCGAACAACGACTGGACCGGTTGATAGGTTTGTCGAAAACAATCGTCACTATTGTCACCGGCCGGGCCATAAAAGATATCAAACCGCTTCTCCGTCTGAAAAAATATCCGGAAATCTGGGGTAGTCATGGATGGGAGTATCTGGATACCGCGGACGATTACAGGATTATGGAGCGTTCACCCGAACAACTCGATGACCTCCAAAAAGCCCACCAATATATTTTGAAACATCAACTGGGACAATATCTTGAAGAGAAGCCCGTATCTCTGGCAATCCATTTTCGCGGCGTCGATCCGGATAAAATCCTTGAAATCAGGTCTAAAATTTTGTATAATTGGGATAGTCTGGTGGCCGGCGGCAACCTGATTTGGGATTCTTTCGATGGCGGGATGGAATTAAAAATCCCCGGTTTCGACAAAGGTAACGTTGTTGATCGAATTCTTCGCAATTCTCCTTCAAAGACGGTTTCGGCCTATCTGGGTGATGATCTGACCGATGAGGATGCTTTCAAAGCCCTGCCGTCGAATGGCCTGGGACTCCTGGTCCGGGATAAATACCGGAAAACAGCGGCCGCGGCCTGGATTCAGCCACCGCATGAGTTGTATAATTTTCTGGATCGCTGGATTGAAATAGATGAGTAG
- a CDS encoding aspartate aminotransferase family protein has translation MTVITNKKDIIGYSSIPDNEILEIDGIYGARHYRRLKTIVRKTKGAWLYTQDGRKILDCLAAYSAANAGHHHPKIVEALVTALQKGYGSVISNVVYTDVLSLFLKRACEFVPQLGLKFGNNGNKALPKNGGVESVETAIKLMRYYGYKHKGITDGLQEIIVFSNNFHGRMITVISFSSSKKYKEGFGPLTPGFKEAPYGDLKAVKKLVNKNTCGILVEPMQGEGGMFIPPAGFLIGLRELCDKHDMLLVFDEIQVGMGRTGKDFCFMHENIIPDAITVGKAIAGGLVPVSLMITNRQLMDETFTQGRDGSTFGGYPLGMVAGLAALDVHQSEKLSERSAKMGEILKKKIMDIAVRSSHVKEVRGKGLFIGIEVKSGDAMQYCEKLLGLDMLANDSHGHTIRISPPLIINEEEVDYIVDRLEKVLID, from the coding sequence ATGACTGTTATAACAAATAAAAAAGATATCATCGGATACTCCAGCATACCTGATAACGAAATTCTCGAAATTGATGGCATATACGGGGCCAGGCATTACCGGCGGCTTAAAACCATTGTAAGAAAAACTAAAGGAGCCTGGTTATATACACAGGATGGCCGAAAAATTCTGGACTGCCTGGCTGCCTACAGTGCCGCCAATGCCGGGCACCATCATCCCAAAATAGTCGAGGCGCTGGTGACAGCCCTGCAGAAAGGCTATGGCTCGGTTATCTCAAACGTTGTTTATACCGACGTTCTCTCCCTGTTTTTGAAACGGGCCTGTGAATTTGTCCCGCAACTGGGTCTCAAATTCGGCAACAACGGCAACAAGGCCCTTCCCAAAAACGGCGGAGTAGAATCGGTCGAAACAGCTATCAAGCTGATGCGCTATTACGGATATAAACATAAGGGGATTACCGATGGCCTGCAGGAGATAATTGTCTTCTCCAATAATTTCCACGGTCGCATGATTACGGTCATATCGTTCTCCTCGAGTAAAAAGTACAAAGAGGGTTTCGGACCCCTGACACCCGGTTTCAAAGAGGCCCCTTACGGCGACCTCAAAGCCGTCAAGAAACTGGTCAACAAAAATACCTGCGGTATTCTGGTGGAACCGATGCAGGGCGAAGGCGGCATGTTTATCCCTCCGGCCGGTTTTCTCATAGGCCTGAGGGAGTTATGCGATAAGCACGATATGCTTCTGGTCTTCGATGAAATCCAGGTCGGCATGGGCCGCACGGGTAAAGATTTCTGCTTCATGCATGAAAATATCATCCCCGATGCCATCACCGTCGGCAAGGCTATCGCGGGGGGACTGGTGCCGGTATCTTTGATGATAACCAACCGGCAGTTGATGGATGAAACCTTTACCCAGGGACGCGATGGTTCGACCTTCGGCGGTTACCCGCTGGGCATGGTGGCCGGTCTGGCCGCTCTCGATGTCCATCAGTCCGAGAAGCTGTCCGAACGTTCGGCCAAAATGGGTGAGATTCTCAAAAAGAAGATTATGGATATAGCCGTGCGGTCAAGTCATGTCAAGGAAGTCCGCGGCAAAGGATTGTTTATCGGGATCGAGGTGAAAAGCGGCGATGCCATGCAGTACTGCGAAAAACTGCTCGGCCTGGATATGCTGGCCAACGACAGCCACGGCCACACCATCCGTATTTCTCCGCCCCTGATTATCAATGAGGAGGAAGTCGATTACATTGTCGACCGGCTTGAAAAAGTGCTGATCGATTGA
- the clpP gene encoding ATP-dependent Clp endopeptidase proteolytic subunit ClpP — protein sequence MTLIPMVVEQTGRGERAYDIYSRLLKDRIIFIGSPIDDNIANLVIAQMLFLEAEDPEKDIFVYINSPGGSVTAGMAIYDTMQFIKPDIATTCMGLAASMGAFLLAAGTKNKRAALPNSRIMIHQPMAGTQGQISDIEIMTREFLNTKQRLNELLVHHTGQPIEKIKKDTDRNFFMSSAEAVEYGLIDKIYEFKRKEKK from the coding sequence ATGACGTTAATACCGATGGTGGTCGAGCAGACCGGTCGCGGTGAACGGGCTTATGATATTTATTCCCGCCTGCTCAAAGATCGGATTATTTTTATCGGTTCGCCGATTGACGACAATATCGCCAACCTGGTTATCGCTCAGATGCTTTTTCTGGAAGCGGAAGATCCCGAGAAAGATATTTTCGTTTATATCAATTCCCCGGGTGGGTCGGTGACAGCCGGGATGGCGATTTACGACACCATGCAGTTTATCAAGCCCGATATCGCCACCACCTGTATGGGGCTGGCGGCCTCGATGGGGGCTTTTCTGCTGGCGGCCGGGACCAAAAACAAAAGAGCGGCTCTACCCAACTCGAGAATTATGATTCACCAGCCAATGGCCGGGACCCAGGGCCAGATTTCCGATATCGAAATCATGACCAGAGAATTTCTGAATACCAAGCAACGCTTGAATGAGCTTTTGGTGCACCATACCGGTCAACCGATCGAAAAAATAAAGAAGGATACCGACCGCAATTTCTTCATGTCCTCGGCCGAGGCAGTTGAGTACGGTCTGATCGATAAGATTTACGAGTTCAAACGCAAAGAAAAAAAATAA
- a CDS encoding glycosyltransferase, with protein MRSLQDYIPIVGEAVINQLWQLAGNLEGLKVIHVNSTKAGGGVAEILSWMIPFMRELKIDASWEVITGNDPFFGVTKMFHNALQGNQVNLMQSHVEAYESTNRSNAERLRPVLEAADIVFIHDPQPAMLLELCSNRRGKWIWRCHIDASQPYRPVWKYLRPRVERYDASIFSMSEFSRTLPHPQFLIAPSIDPLSEKNIDLPEKEIKETYRRFHLDPRRPILTQVSRFDRFKDPLGVIYGYRLIKKSVPVQLVLAGGGADDDPEGAEVLRDVKLAAKDDPDIHILLLPPDAHRTINAIQRLSTIIIQKSTREGFGLTVTEGLWKGKPVIGGSVGGIGLQVINHHTGFLVNSPEGLAQRVRYLLNHQTKIRSMGGKGREFVRENFLLTRHLREYLTLMVGLRRGFSSRLAAAE; from the coding sequence ATGAGGTCTCTTCAGGATTATATCCCCATTGTCGGTGAAGCCGTTATCAACCAGCTCTGGCAACTGGCCGGGAATCTGGAAGGCCTGAAGGTGATCCATGTTAATTCCACCAAGGCCGGGGGAGGCGTCGCCGAAATCCTGTCCTGGATGATTCCCTTCATGCGCGAACTCAAAATCGATGCTTCATGGGAGGTCATCACCGGTAATGACCCCTTTTTCGGGGTCACCAAGATGTTTCATAATGCGCTCCAGGGCAACCAGGTCAATTTGATGCAGTCCCATGTGGAGGCTTACGAGAGCACCAACCGCTCCAATGCGGAACGGTTGCGCCCGGTTCTTGAAGCGGCCGATATTGTCTTCATCCATGATCCCCAGCCGGCCATGCTTCTGGAACTCTGTTCCAATCGGCGAGGGAAATGGATTTGGCGCTGCCATATCGACGCCAGTCAGCCGTACCGCCCGGTCTGGAAATATCTGCGACCCCGGGTGGAAAGGTACGATGCCAGCATTTTCTCCATGTCGGAATTCTCGCGGACATTGCCTCATCCCCAGTTCCTGATCGCCCCCAGTATCGATCCTCTCAGCGAAAAAAATATTGACCTGCCCGAAAAGGAAATTAAAGAAACTTACCGGCGGTTTCATCTGGATCCACGACGGCCCATTTTAACCCAGGTTTCCCGCTTCGATCGGTTCAAAGATCCGCTGGGGGTTATTTACGGTTACCGGTTGATTAAAAAATCCGTCCCCGTCCAGCTGGTGCTGGCGGGAGGCGGGGCCGATGATGATCCCGAAGGGGCCGAAGTCCTGCGCGATGTCAAACTGGCGGCTAAAGATGATCCCGATATCCACATATTGCTCCTGCCGCCCGATGCCCACCGGACAATTAATGCCATCCAGCGACTGTCGACGATCATTATTCAGAAATCAACCAGAGAAGGATTCGGACTGACCGTAACCGAGGGATTATGGAAGGGCAAACCGGTGATCGGCGGTTCGGTCGGCGGAATCGGATTACAGGTTATCAATCATCATACCGGATTTCTGGTCAATAGCCCCGAGGGCCTGGCCCAGAGAGTCCGCTATCTGCTCAATCATCAGACCAAGATCAGGTCGATGGGCGGAAAAGGACGTGAATTCGTTCGGGAAAATTTCCTTTTGACACGCCACCTCCGGGAATATCTGACTCTGATGGTCGGATTAAGACGAGGCTTTTCCAGTCGTTTGGCAGCGGCGGAATAA
- a CDS encoding flippase-like domain-containing protein — MIYRKTLRHIIGWLIAVIIIVILARTIYINREELLAWDWKFNWYYLLLSMILLMGAYLTASQAWRTIITGFGFQLRLHEAFRVVYLANLGRYIPGKVWQVFGMVGLAKELGIPAPTSLASFALVQGYMLPASFLLVPILLGRGEALKSLMIYRDLTYLVMGLVLLVFLILFFLPGGLNWSLNRILKIFRQEPVNYRPRFTNRIAIFFWYLVTWLLFGLSFHVFLVALIPQSGISPDFSSGAYIAAYNMGYISFISPGGLGVREWVMKILLAPYIGVPLAASIALTHRIWITIGEAFMSLLALLTYRIKSK, encoded by the coding sequence ATGATTTACAGAAAGACCCTGCGGCATATAATCGGCTGGCTGATAGCCGTAATAATTATTGTTATCCTGGCGCGGACCATTTATATCAACCGCGAGGAACTTCTTGCCTGGGATTGGAAATTCAACTGGTATTATTTACTGCTGTCGATGATTCTTCTGATGGGGGCTTATCTCACCGCCAGTCAGGCCTGGCGGACGATTATAACCGGGTTCGGGTTTCAGCTCAGGCTCCATGAGGCTTTCCGGGTCGTCTACCTGGCCAATCTGGGACGCTATATTCCCGGTAAAGTCTGGCAGGTCTTCGGCATGGTCGGCCTGGCCAAAGAACTGGGAATCCCGGCCCCGACCTCGCTGGCCTCTTTTGCTCTTGTCCAGGGGTATATGCTCCCGGCCTCATTTCTGCTGGTGCCGATTCTACTCGGACGGGGGGAAGCCCTGAAATCGCTTATGATTTACCGCGATTTGACATATCTCGTGATGGGCCTGGTGTTGCTTGTCTTTCTGATTCTGTTTTTCCTGCCGGGAGGACTGAACTGGTCACTTAACCGGATTCTCAAAATTTTCAGGCAGGAACCGGTTAATTATCGTCCCCGTTTTACCAACCGGATCGCCATTTTTTTCTGGTACCTGGTGACCTGGCTCCTTTTCGGTCTTTCTTTCCATGTCTTTCTGGTTGCCCTGATACCGCAATCCGGGATCAGCCCCGATTTCTCCTCAGGGGCTTATATCGCCGCATATAACATGGGCTATATTTCGTTTATCTCGCCGGGCGGCCTGGGAGTTCGCGAATGGGTAATGAAAATCCTCCTGGCGCCCTATATCGGCGTTCCGCTGGCCGCCTCGATTGCCCTGACCCATCGCATCTGGATCACCATCGGGGAAGCCTTCATGTCCCTTCTGGCTCTCCTGACCTACCGGATAAAATCGAAATAG
- the tig gene encoding trigger factor — protein MKSVIKAAEGLVREIEIEVPADVVDAAYSELYEKYRKEARIKGFRPGKVPMNVIKSKFKDAVHDEVLQDLVSKTYRQAVQEQALQVASPPDFPEMNLKEGEPLKYTARVEVMPDIDKIDYEGLELPKEEIEVRDVEVDTVVEHLRNKKAEIRPVDRPAGAGDILVIDLKAQEDSDNVLEGKEFKDIELDLSSGMTVGEFKEALVGIKAGEEKDVTVDYPEDFSNKNLAGKKLVYHCVIKQVKEKILPQANDAFAKAQGGVETMLEMRLKIREDLNKQKELDHRSWEKQELMRQINLKNQIPIPEAMIDHYLDSIIEDMKQKEQEFDEVLIRQQYRPNAIEYLRWNLIMNRLAELEKIEVLPSDTENWIKGFAAGYQMEIDQAKKLLARTGRIEEIRDTIKEDKVCDFLLSKASHVVMDNKVTIGGEPEHDETKDTDAKGSPITEEK, from the coding sequence TTGAAATCGGTTATTAAAGCAGCCGAAGGACTGGTCAGAGAGATTGAGATTGAGGTTCCGGCCGACGTGGTTGACGCCGCTTATTCCGAACTGTACGAAAAATACCGCAAAGAAGCCAGAATTAAGGGATTTCGGCCGGGTAAGGTACCGATGAATGTCATTAAATCCAAATTCAAGGATGCGGTTCACGATGAAGTCCTTCAGGACCTGGTCAGCAAAACCTATCGCCAAGCCGTCCAGGAGCAGGCTCTTCAGGTCGCCTCCCCCCCGGATTTCCCGGAAATGAATCTAAAGGAGGGGGAGCCGCTGAAATATACCGCCCGGGTGGAGGTCATGCCCGATATCGATAAAATCGATTATGAAGGGCTGGAACTGCCGAAAGAGGAAATCGAGGTTCGCGATGTCGAGGTCGATACGGTGGTCGAGCATTTGCGCAACAAAAAGGCGGAAATCAGGCCGGTGGACCGGCCAGCCGGGGCCGGGGATATCCTGGTGATCGATCTCAAGGCGCAGGAAGATTCCGATAACGTTCTCGAGGGTAAAGAATTCAAGGATATCGAGCTGGATTTATCGAGCGGGATGACGGTCGGGGAATTCAAGGAAGCGCTGGTCGGGATCAAAGCCGGTGAGGAAAAAGATGTGACGGTGGATTATCCCGAGGATTTCTCCAACAAGAATCTGGCCGGGAAAAAGCTGGTCTATCATTGTGTCATCAAGCAGGTGAAAGAGAAGATTCTCCCCCAGGCCAACGATGCCTTCGCCAAGGCCCAGGGCGGTGTTGAAACCATGCTCGAGATGCGGCTGAAAATCCGCGAGGATTTGAATAAACAGAAAGAACTGGATCACCGGAGCTGGGAAAAACAGGAATTGATGCGTCAGATTAATCTGAAGAACCAGATTCCGATTCCCGAAGCCATGATCGATCATTATCTCGATTCGATTATCGAAGACATGAAACAGAAAGAACAGGAATTCGACGAGGTTCTAATCCGCCAGCAGTACCGCCCCAATGCAATTGAATATCTTCGCTGGAATTTGATCATGAATCGCCTCGCGGAGCTTGAAAAGATTGAAGTTTTGCCTTCAGATACCGAAAATTGGATAAAAGGATTCGCCGCCGGATACCAGATGGAAATCGATCAGGCCAAGAAACTTCTGGCCCGAACGGGACGAATAGAAGAAATCCGGGACACCATAAAGGAAGACAAGGTGTGTGATTTTCTTTTGAGCAAAGCCAGCCATGTTGTGATGGACAACAAGGTGACGATCGGCGGCGAGCCGGAGCACGATGAAACCAAAGATACGGACGCCAAGGGAAGTCCAATCACGGAGGAAAAATAG
- the ruvX gene encoding Holliday junction resolvase RuvX: MTNGPYLGIDYGERRIGLARSDATGLIATAYKTITFKSIKKAIKEIVADINEFEIVGVVVGYPLSPDGGQSGERCRMVDEFVTRLEKNYHGPIYRYDERFSSAEAGDIIHRHNKKIGRDKARVDRLAAAIILQRFLDEQPRPEKG; the protein is encoded by the coding sequence ATGACAAATGGACCCTATCTCGGGATCGACTACGGCGAACGGCGGATCGGCCTGGCCCGGTCCGATGCGACCGGATTGATCGCCACGGCGTATAAAACCATAACGTTTAAATCGATAAAGAAGGCCATCAAGGAGATTGTCGCGGATATTAACGAATTCGAAATAGTCGGGGTGGTGGTCGGTTATCCCCTTTCCCCGGATGGAGGCCAATCGGGGGAGCGATGCCGGATGGTCGATGAATTTGTCACCCGGCTGGAGAAAAATTACCACGGGCCGATTTATCGCTATGATGAGCGTTTTTCATCGGCCGAGGCCGGGGACATAATCCATCGGCATAATAAAAAAATCGGCCGGGATAAAGCGCGCGTTGACCGGCTGGCGGCGGCGATAATTTTGCAGAGATTTCTGGATGAACAGCCCCGACCGGAAAAAGGTTAA
- the clpX gene encoding ATP-dependent Clp protease ATP-binding subunit ClpX translates to MNGSPHRCNFCGKSASKVKRLFAGYEAFICNDCVTLCHDILISSPIQEDQDTVFELPLPTEIKAFLDQYVIGQDEAKRNVSVAVYNHYKRINSLRNTQKGEQDDSIELEKSNILLIGPTGTGKTLIARTLAKYLKVPFSIADATVLTEAGYVGEDVENILVRLYQASNYNQSLTERGIIYIDELDKIARTEGNPSITRDVSGEGVQQGLLKILEGTISNIPPKGGRKHPEQSFVPIDTTNILFICGGAFEGLEKIVARRIGKKQVGFDAENLNISEKTPDILDYTEPEDLLNFGLIPELIGRLPVVAPLRLLDKNALFSILTEPRSAIVKQYSRLFEMEGIKLTFEKEALWEAVAIAERKKTGARALRSIFERAMLNIMFDTPSKDDIEEIIITPEVITRSGEPKVIRKSQKQTA, encoded by the coding sequence ATGAACGGCTCGCCGCATCGCTGTAATTTCTGCGGCAAGTCGGCCTCGAAAGTCAAGCGTCTGTTTGCCGGATACGAGGCTTTTATCTGCAATGATTGTGTCACCCTGTGCCATGATATCCTGATATCTTCGCCTATCCAGGAGGATCAGGATACTGTTTTTGAGCTTCCCCTGCCAACCGAGATCAAGGCCTTTCTGGACCAGTACGTTATCGGTCAGGATGAGGCCAAGAGAAATGTATCTGTGGCGGTGTACAATCATTACAAGCGAATCAATTCTCTCCGTAATACTCAGAAGGGCGAGCAGGATGACAGTATTGAACTGGAAAAATCGAACATCCTGTTGATCGGCCCGACCGGAACCGGCAAGACGCTGATTGCCAGAACCCTGGCGAAATACCTGAAGGTACCCTTTTCGATCGCCGATGCCACGGTGTTGACCGAGGCCGGGTATGTCGGGGAAGATGTCGAGAATATTCTGGTTCGGCTGTACCAGGCCAGCAATTACAACCAATCGCTGACGGAACGGGGTATTATCTATATCGACGAGCTTGATAAAATCGCCCGAACCGAGGGGAATCCTTCGATCACCCGTGATGTTTCCGGCGAGGGGGTGCAACAGGGGTTGCTGAAAATTCTCGAAGGGACGATCTCCAATATTCCCCCCAAGGGCGGCCGCAAGCATCCCGAACAGTCATTCGTTCCGATCGATACCACCAATATCCTGTTCATCTGCGGGGGGGCATTCGAGGGATTGGAAAAAATCGTGGCACGGCGGATCGGGAAAAAGCAGGTCGGATTCGATGCCGAGAATCTCAATATCAGCGAGAAAACACCGGATATTCTCGATTACACCGAGCCGGAGGATCTGCTCAATTTCGGTTTGATCCCGGAGTTGATCGGGCGTCTGCCGGTGGTGGCTCCGCTTCGTTTGCTGGATAAAAACGCTCTGTTTTCGATTTTAACGGAGCCGCGAAGCGCCATTGTCAAACAGTACAGCCGTCTGTTCGAAATGGAAGGAATTAAATTGACCTTCGAAAAAGAGGCTCTCTGGGAAGCGGTGGCTATCGCCGAACGAAAAAAAACCGGGGCCCGCGCCCTGCGCTCCATTTTCGAAAGAGCCATGCTCAATATCATGTTCGACACACCCTCCAAAGACGATATCGAGGAAATTATTATAACCCCCGAAGTGATTACGCGTTCAGGAGAACCGAAAGTAATCCGCAAATCCCAGAAACAAACCGCTTAG